A DNA window from Allokutzneria albata contains the following coding sequences:
- a CDS encoding MFS transporter, with protein MPTRNPVHERIGARRWVVPLCWSAVLLDGFDLVVLGTVLPTLLDGAVWGLTPASASVVSTVGLLGMMVGALVIGTITDQIGRRKALVFAVAGFSLCTALCAVAPSVTVFGLLRFLAGIGLGGCLPTAITLVTEQARAGRVSGTTTIMTGYHVGAVLTALLGIVVIPELGWRAMFVIGAAPALVLVPLMIRYLPDSFSREDSKSSLATIASLFHEGRGRATVAFWAASFMGLLLVYGLNTWLPQIMRAAGYELGDALGLLLTLNLGAIAGLLVAGSLADRVGVRRAGITWFAVAAVALALLSVRLPQIGVYAAVLAAGFFVFSSQVLVYAYIGRVYAADNRATALGWAAGIGRIGAISGPLLGGALLTAGVAYPWGFYAFAVVGALGAVALLGAGQAHQRK; from the coding sequence ATGCCCACCCGAAACCCGGTTCACGAGCGGATCGGTGCGCGGCGCTGGGTCGTTCCGCTGTGCTGGAGCGCGGTGCTGCTGGACGGATTCGACCTGGTGGTGCTCGGCACCGTGCTGCCGACGCTGCTGGACGGCGCGGTCTGGGGGCTGACCCCGGCGAGCGCATCCGTGGTGTCCACAGTCGGCCTGCTCGGCATGATGGTGGGCGCCCTGGTCATCGGGACGATCACCGACCAGATCGGCAGGCGCAAGGCGCTGGTGTTCGCCGTCGCGGGATTTTCCTTGTGCACGGCGCTGTGCGCGGTCGCGCCCTCGGTGACCGTCTTCGGGCTGTTGCGCTTCCTCGCCGGGATCGGGCTCGGTGGCTGCCTGCCGACCGCGATCACCCTGGTCACCGAACAGGCAAGGGCGGGACGGGTCAGCGGGACCACGACGATCATGACCGGCTACCACGTCGGCGCGGTGCTGACGGCGTTGCTGGGCATCGTCGTCATCCCGGAGCTGGGCTGGCGGGCGATGTTCGTGATCGGCGCCGCCCCAGCGCTCGTGCTGGTACCGCTGATGATCCGGTACCTGCCGGACTCCTTCTCCCGCGAGGACTCGAAGTCCTCGTTGGCGACCATCGCGTCGTTGTTCCACGAGGGACGCGGGCGGGCGACCGTCGCGTTCTGGGCGGCCTCGTTCATGGGGCTGCTGCTGGTGTACGGCCTGAACACCTGGCTGCCGCAGATCATGCGCGCGGCCGGCTACGAACTCGGCGACGCGCTCGGCCTGCTGCTGACGCTGAACCTCGGTGCGATCGCCGGGTTGCTCGTCGCGGGCTCCCTCGCCGACCGCGTCGGCGTGCGCCGGGCGGGGATCACCTGGTTCGCCGTCGCGGCGGTGGCCCTCGCGCTGCTCAGCGTGCGCCTGCCGCAGATCGGCGTGTACGCCGCGGTCCTCGCCGCCGGGTTCTTCGTGTTCAGCTCGCAAGTGCTTGTATACGCCTACATCGGGCGGGTCTACGCGGCGGACAACCGCGCCACCGCCCTGGGATGGGCGGCCGGGATCGGCAGGATCGGCGCGATCTCCGGTCCGCTGCTCGGCGGGGCACTGCTCACCGCGGGTGTCGCATACCCTTGGGGTTTCTACGCTTTCGCGGTCGTTGGTGCGCTCGGCGCGGTGGCCCTGCTGGGCGCCGGCCAAGCGCACCAACGGAAGTAG
- a CDS encoding DUF3558 domain-containing protein, whose protein sequence is MIRKSLLGVTLVAAALLPACSSNGSAGGGPTASGAPPSIDPSLRVPAPLAVHDLSGNPCSGLADSQATAIGLAAPGKTAEGQTGKSCRWQSAAHDANKIFISPLSVQQSGLTGVYATRGTAKYFEPATVEGYPAVYADNADLRPSGSCALWVGVTDQLAVGVTSSILVGPNVKNPCPIVKEVAAAMVRHLKGSA, encoded by the coding sequence ATGATCCGCAAGTCGCTGCTCGGCGTCACGCTGGTCGCCGCAGCTCTCCTCCCAGCCTGCTCGTCAAACGGCAGCGCCGGTGGTGGGCCCACCGCCTCCGGCGCACCGCCCTCGATTGATCCCTCGCTGCGCGTACCGGCGCCACTGGCCGTCCATGACCTGTCGGGCAACCCGTGCTCAGGGTTGGCCGACAGCCAGGCCACAGCGATCGGGCTCGCCGCACCAGGGAAGACCGCCGAAGGCCAGACCGGGAAGAGCTGCCGCTGGCAGTCCGCAGCGCACGACGCCAACAAGATCTTCATCTCGCCGTTGAGCGTGCAGCAGAGCGGTCTCACCGGCGTGTACGCCACCCGAGGAACGGCGAAGTACTTCGAACCGGCGACCGTCGAAGGCTATCCGGCCGTCTACGCCGACAACGCCGATCTGCGGCCAAGCGGCTCGTGCGCTCTGTGGGTGGGGGTCACCGATCAGCTGGCCGTCGGCGTCACGTCGAGCATCCTGGTCGGCCCGAATGTGAAGAACCCCTGTCCCATCGTCAAAGAGGTCGCGGCGGCGATGGTGCGGCACCTGAAGGGCTCCGCGTGA
- a CDS encoding TIGR03086 family metal-binding protein, with translation MSEAILRYRRAMAGFDAVAGAVPADRWTAASPCRGWTARDIVGHVLASQDMLFAWIAGKRPTVPDEDPSARVGEDPRGAWRTTYAEVDTALADPGLAARPVTTYPGGPSTVDEILDSGLVEPLVHAWDLARATGVEYAMDGALATECLRAMKEHEQRVRLSGMFGSENPVTADATPGDRLLAFLGREPV, from the coding sequence GTGAGCGAAGCGATTCTGCGGTACCGGCGGGCGATGGCGGGGTTCGACGCGGTGGCGGGGGCGGTCCCCGCGGACCGGTGGACCGCCGCTTCGCCGTGCCGGGGCTGGACCGCGCGCGACATCGTCGGTCACGTGCTGGCCTCGCAGGACATGCTCTTCGCCTGGATCGCCGGGAAGCGCCCGACCGTGCCGGACGAGGACCCGTCAGCCAGGGTCGGCGAGGACCCCCGCGGCGCGTGGCGCACCACGTACGCGGAGGTGGACACCGCGCTCGCCGATCCGGGCCTCGCGGCGCGACCGGTGACGACCTACCCCGGCGGACCGTCCACAGTGGACGAGATTCTGGACAGCGGGCTCGTCGAACCGCTCGTGCACGCGTGGGACCTGGCGCGCGCGACCGGCGTCGAGTACGCCATGGACGGCGCACTGGCGACGGAATGCCTGCGCGCCATGAAGGAACACGAGCAGCGGGTGCGGCTCTCGGGCATGTTCGGCTCCGAGAACCCCGTCACCGCCGACGCGACGCCCGGTGACCGCCTGCTGGCGTTCCTGGGCCGCGAACCCGTCTAG
- a CDS encoding endonuclease I family protein, producing the protein MTAPTAITPSGTTTTTTPPPPTTSTSPPPVGSDDYYRDAIGKTGPALKAALHGIIKTNTKLSYDQVWEALKVTDEDPNNSANVMLFYENRSLSKSASGGNPDDWNREHVWAKSHGDFGTATGPGTDLHHLRPTDVSVNSARGSKDFDMGGSPVGEAPGNFTDADSWEPANFAKGDVARMIFYMAVRYAGGDGFPDLEVNNSVNNGTNPFMGKLSVLKQWSEQDPPDAFEKRRNQLIFERFQRNRNPFIDHPEWVGSIWP; encoded by the coding sequence CTGACCGCGCCGACCGCGATCACGCCGAGTGGCACCACCACCACGACCACGCCGCCGCCCCCGACGACCTCGACGAGCCCGCCGCCGGTCGGCAGCGACGACTACTACCGGGACGCGATCGGCAAGACCGGTCCCGCGTTGAAGGCCGCGCTGCACGGGATCATCAAGACCAACACCAAGCTGTCCTACGACCAGGTCTGGGAAGCGCTCAAGGTCACCGACGAGGACCCGAACAACAGCGCGAACGTGATGCTGTTCTACGAGAACCGCTCGCTGAGCAAGAGCGCGAGCGGCGGCAACCCCGACGACTGGAACCGCGAGCACGTCTGGGCGAAGTCGCACGGGGACTTCGGCACCGCGACCGGGCCCGGCACCGACCTGCACCACCTGCGGCCGACCGACGTCTCGGTGAACTCCGCACGCGGCAGCAAGGACTTCGACATGGGCGGCTCCCCGGTCGGCGAGGCGCCGGGCAACTTCACCGACGCCGACTCCTGGGAGCCCGCCAACTTCGCCAAGGGCGACGTGGCCCGGATGATCTTCTACATGGCGGTGCGCTACGCCGGTGGTGACGGCTTCCCAGACCTTGAGGTCAACAACAGCGTCAACAACGGAACCAACCCCTTCATGGGCAAGCTGTCGGTGCTGAAGCAGTGGAGCGAGCAGGACCCGCCGGACGCCTTCGAGAAGCGGCGCAACCAGCTCATCTTCGAGCGGTTCCAGCGCAACCGGAACCCGTTCATCGACCACCCGGAGTGGGTCGGGTCGATCTGGCCCTAG
- a CDS encoding YchJ family protein, whose translation MTCPCGLDKSYDQCCGALHSGAAAASTAEQLMRSRYSAFAVSDEAYLLRTWHQDTRPSTVDFEPRQRWTGLEILSTTGGGVFHTEGSVEFVARYRVRGRAGELRENSTFVRIDGLWVYVRGTIG comes from the coding sequence ATGACCTGCCCCTGCGGGCTCGACAAGTCCTACGACCAGTGCTGCGGCGCCCTGCACTCCGGTGCGGCCGCCGCGTCCACCGCGGAACAGCTCATGCGTTCCCGCTACAGCGCCTTCGCCGTCTCCGACGAGGCGTACCTGTTGCGCACCTGGCACCAGGACACTCGCCCATCCACTGTGGACTTCGAGCCGCGCCAGCGGTGGACCGGGCTGGAGATCCTGTCCACCACCGGCGGCGGCGTGTTCCACACCGAGGGCAGCGTCGAGTTCGTCGCTCGCTACCGCGTCCGCGGTCGTGCCGGGGAACTGCGGGAGAACAGCACCTTCGTGCGCATCGACGGGCTGTGGGTGTACGTGCGCGGGACGATCGGCTAG
- a CDS encoding class I SAM-dependent methyltransferase — translation MSSRTGPGEAYARACDRPHSGRDDISTLVDFVRTRTDPAVLLELGVGTGRLAIPLAKAGVRAYGVDSSPAMLARLRAKDPEGLVTVFEGCMTEPPITAPFGCVLIASDTFALLPDRVAWAKCFGAAAQRLSADGRLIIEGALPDPASWGGPSPIPRPEELDLLAGNVALRLTERYEDYAQQPFTLYSPKCVSVYQRVL, via the coding sequence TTGTCCAGCAGAACCGGCCCCGGCGAGGCGTACGCGCGGGCCTGCGACCGGCCGCACTCGGGCCGGGACGACATCTCCACGCTCGTCGACTTCGTCCGGACCAGGACCGATCCGGCCGTGCTGCTGGAACTGGGTGTCGGTACGGGGCGGCTGGCGATCCCACTGGCCAAGGCCGGGGTGCGCGCGTACGGCGTGGACAGCTCGCCCGCGATGCTGGCCCGGCTGCGGGCCAAGGACCCGGAAGGGCTGGTCACCGTGTTCGAGGGGTGCATGACCGAGCCGCCGATCACTGCCCCGTTCGGGTGCGTGCTGATCGCGAGCGACACGTTCGCGCTGCTGCCCGACCGGGTCGCGTGGGCGAAGTGCTTCGGCGCGGCCGCCCAGCGCCTGTCCGCGGACGGCAGGCTGATCATCGAGGGTGCCCTGCCCGACCCGGCGTCCTGGGGCGGGCCGTCCCCGATACCGCGGCCGGAGGAGCTGGACCTGCTGGCGGGCAACGTGGCGCTGCGGCTGACCGAGCGGTACGAGGACTACGCCCAGCAGCCGTTCACGCTCTACTCACCGAAGTGCGTCTCGGTGTACCAACGCGTGCTGTGA
- a CDS encoding NUDIX domain-containing protein has protein sequence MVRRSAGVLVFRGVGERTEVLLGHMGGPFWARRDAGAWSLPKGEYDEDEEPEAAARREFAEELGLPVPDGELIELGEVRQSGGKYVTAWAVRGDLDPADVVPGTFTMEWPKGSGALREFPEVDRVAWFPLAEAREKIVAGQRVFLERLEQAQGGV, from the coding sequence ATGGTGCGGCGCAGTGCGGGAGTCCTGGTGTTTCGCGGGGTCGGGGAGCGGACCGAGGTGCTGCTCGGCCACATGGGCGGCCCCTTCTGGGCGCGCCGGGACGCGGGCGCGTGGTCGCTGCCCAAGGGCGAGTACGACGAGGACGAGGAGCCGGAGGCGGCCGCCCGGCGCGAGTTCGCCGAGGAGCTGGGGCTGCCCGTTCCGGACGGCGAGCTGATCGAGCTGGGCGAGGTCCGCCAGTCCGGCGGCAAGTACGTCACCGCGTGGGCGGTGCGCGGTGACCTGGACCCCGCCGACGTCGTTCCCGGCACGTTCACCATGGAGTGGCCGAAGGGCTCCGGCGCCCTGCGGGAGTTCCCGGAGGTCGACCGCGTCGCCTGGTTCCCCCTCGCCGAGGCCAGGGAGAAAATCGTTGCCGGGCAACGGGTTTTCCTGGAGCGCCTGGAGCAGGCCCAGGGCGGGGTCTGA
- a CDS encoding DUF3626 domain-containing protein: MRSPQERAIAFVAERSVGTPIAADLRVNLHLHPERALESIVRDGTYRSQFETGTSNGGLTAHPGGDRWRWESRIFGAAYDDAPPAERPKYGALNFRRRAAGAAVRFGSAHFRLSWETMRRTTFCYPDSVFEPVDFGVAERMSLVEKANADSQDLLDDYVEAHVHGAVTVGTDVEALVLDPCFRGTEVERLAAELPCPVEWHHGFRLGVDVLRAHADYRGPDVVELGESLARNGYIDARVIGEAARTGQYDPQRLKRLWHCTARFGYSWFSA; encoded by the coding sequence GTGAGGTCTCCCCAGGAGCGGGCGATCGCCTTCGTGGCGGAGCGCTCCGTCGGAACCCCGATCGCCGCCGACCTGCGGGTGAACCTGCACCTGCACCCCGAGCGGGCCCTGGAAAGCATCGTCCGGGACGGGACCTACCGCTCGCAGTTCGAGACCGGGACCAGCAACGGTGGCTTGACCGCTCACCCCGGCGGGGACCGCTGGCGGTGGGAGAGCCGTATTTTCGGTGCGGCGTATGACGATGCGCCACCGGCGGAACGGCCGAAGTACGGGGCGCTGAACTTCCGGCGGAGGGCGGCGGGGGCCGCGGTGCGCTTCGGTTCCGCGCACTTCCGGCTGTCGTGGGAGACCATGCGCCGCACCACGTTCTGCTACCCGGACAGCGTCTTCGAGCCGGTGGACTTCGGCGTTGCCGAGCGAATGTCCTTGGTGGAGAAGGCGAACGCCGATTCTCAGGACCTGCTCGACGACTACGTGGAGGCGCACGTCCACGGCGCGGTCACTGTCGGCACCGATGTCGAAGCCCTCGTGCTGGACCCTTGCTTCCGAGGTACCGAGGTCGAACGCCTCGCCGCGGAACTGCCCTGCCCGGTGGAGTGGCACCACGGGTTCCGCCTCGGCGTCGACGTTCTCCGCGCGCACGCCGACTACCGGGGCCCGGACGTGGTCGAACTCGGGGAGTCCTTGGCGCGCAACGGATACATCGACGCCCGCGTGATCGGAGAAGCTGCTCGAACCGGGCAGTACGACCCGCAGCGCCTGAAGCGCCTGTGGCACTGCACCGCTCGCTTCGGCTACTCCTGGTTCAGCGCGTAA